Below is a window of Cytobacillus firmus DNA.
GAGATCAATGATCATGCCTCAAAAGCAGGCAATAAAATTGCGGAGGATCTCGAAAGCACTTCCTTTTATATCACAGGTCCAGCCGGTATTGCCGGAGATACGGTCAAGCTGTTCGAACAGGCGGACTTTGTACTCCTGATTGCCACTGTTGTCATCATTCTTGTCCTGCTTATAGCCATTTACCGTTCACCATTGCTAGCCATCATTCCGCTTCTCGCAACAGTGATCGTCTACCAGGTCGTGAACCAGAGTGTTGCATTAATGGGTGCCGGCGGACTTGAGATCAATAACCAGACGACCTCCATCATGAGCATTTTGCTGTTTGCTGCCGTGATTGATTATTCATTATTTGTTTTCTCCCGTTACCGTGAGGAGCTTAACCATTTCGAAAACAAATATGAAGCCATGAAACATGCCATGCGGGCAACCGGCGAACCTGTTTTCTTTGCGGGTGGAACGGTTCTTGCTGCCATGCTGGTTCTGTTCTTCGCGGATTTCCGTGATTATCAGAACTTTGCCCCGATTTTTGGAACAGCGATGTTTTTTATCATGCTGGCTTCCGTTACACTGGTTCCAGCTTTATTCACCCTGTTCGGACGCAAGGCGTTCTGGCCGAAGGTTCCTAAATACGGTGCTGAAACAGAAGTTAAACATAGTGTCTGGGGACCCATTGCCAGATTCGTTGTGAACAAGCCCGGCCTCTCAGGAGGAATTGTCGGCATTTTCATGCTCATCACAGCGTTTAATATTTTTAACCTTGTTTATGAATTCGACACCGTCAAGAAATTCCCGGAGGACCTGCCATCACGGGTCGGCTATGAAATAGTCGAAGCCAGATATGACAAAGGCGAGCTGGCTCCTTCGACACTTCTGGTTGTCAGTGATCAGCAATTGGCTGAAAATGATACAGCAGCGATAAGTGAAAAGCTGCAGGAATTTGATGAAGTTGCCTCTGTCCGCCTGTCTGCCCTATCAGAAGACGGCAAGGCGGCAAAAATGAGTGTCGCCCTATCCATCAATCCATATTCAAATGAAGCCATATCCTTTATGAAAGATTTGCGTGACGACACACCTGAGCTATTAGAAGAAATTGGTGTGGAAGCTGAGTCCTACTATAGCGGGGTCACTCCGAAAATAGTGGACGAACAGGATGTCAACAGCGATGATATAATGAAAATTGTCCTGCTTGAAACGGTCCTGATACTTGCTCTGTTATTTGCGCTAACGAAATCCATCAGGATGCCGATCTATATGATGGCAACTATTTTGCTCTCATTTGTCTCGGCTTTAGGGCTTGGGATTTTCCTGGTTGATGTATTATTCGGCTTTGAAGCCATCAGTTCGCGTGTTCCTGTCTATTCATTTATTTTCCTTGTAGCATTGGGGATTGATTACAACATCATCCTGGTTTCGCGTTTTATGGAGGAAAGGAAGAAACACCGGGTGAAGGACGCTCTTGAAATTTCCATCCGCAATACAGGCGGCGTTATTTCTTCCGCAGGCCTCATTCTGGCTGCTACCTTTGCTGCCCTTATGACCATGCCAATCGCGGACTTATTCGTCTTTGGCTTCATCGTTGCCATGGGAATATTGATTGATACCTTCCTTGTGAGGGGGATGCTGCTTCCGGCATTAATCTTATTTTTCGAAAAAGATAAGGAAACTTCCCGGGAAAAAATTTCGGAATAGAGTGAGGGTCCCTCCCTATTCCCTTTAAGGAGGCCCTGCTATGAAAATACTAGTCGTAGATGATGATGTTCATATACAGAAGCTTGTTACGATTCATCTGAATCATGAAGGCTATCAGGTTCT
It encodes the following:
- a CDS encoding MMPL family transporter; this translates as MKKLLHGVTDWVSTKRGMWITIIGWLVLMIGLSAGPMLGDYKTNNFQSLPDDAKSIIAQNKTEEYFPNKQGTPGILVFHNENGEVEIDEAKQILEGIMKEDIDGVKTIIDISKLPPQALGSFISEDKTTLIVPMELEQGLGNDQYAEINDHASKAGNKIAEDLESTSFYITGPAGIAGDTVKLFEQADFVLLIATVVIILVLLIAIYRSPLLAIIPLLATVIVYQVVNQSVALMGAGGLEINNQTTSIMSILLFAAVIDYSLFVFSRYREELNHFENKYEAMKHAMRATGEPVFFAGGTVLAAMLVLFFADFRDYQNFAPIFGTAMFFIMLASVTLVPALFTLFGRKAFWPKVPKYGAETEVKHSVWGPIARFVVNKPGLSGGIVGIFMLITAFNIFNLVYEFDTVKKFPEDLPSRVGYEIVEARYDKGELAPSTLLVVSDQQLAENDTAAISEKLQEFDEVASVRLSALSEDGKAAKMSVALSINPYSNEAISFMKDLRDDTPELLEEIGVEAESYYSGVTPKIVDEQDVNSDDIMKIVLLETVLILALLFALTKSIRMPIYMMATILLSFVSALGLGIFLVDVLFGFEAISSRVPVYSFIFLVALGIDYNIILVSRFMEERKKHRVKDALEISIRNTGGVISSAGLILAATFAALMTMPIADLFVFGFIVAMGILIDTFLVRGMLLPALILFFEKDKETSREKISE